The Candidatus Methylomirabilota bacterium genome window below encodes:
- a CDS encoding Lrp/AsnC ligand binding domain-containing protein, which produces MTATTAFVLIEAASDKAKNALKAIIKIPGVKIAHAVTGPYDIIAFVEASDVDALGRVVLSKIRTISGVTKTLTCVTIEVN; this is translated from the coding sequence ATGACAGCAACGACCGCCTTTGTGCTCATTGAGGCTGCATCAGACAAAGCCAAGAACGCCCTAAAGGCCATCATTAAGATCCCCGGCGTAAAGATTGCCCACGCGGTGACCGGTCCCTATGACATTATCGCTTTTGTTGAGGCATCCGACGTGGACGCCCTAGGGCGGGTGGTTCTGTCCAAGATTCGCACTATCTCTGGCGTCACCAAGACTCTGACTTGCGTTACCATCGAAGTTAACTAA
- a CDS encoding sodium-dependent transporter has protein sequence MEPNTGNLRRETWGSRTAFVLAAAGSAIGLGNIWRFPYLTGQNGGAAFVLIYLLIVLLIGLPVMMAEVSLGRRTRRNPVGAFEGAAPNSAWRNVGVLGVITGFAILSYYSVVAGWTLAYILKAVTGAFTHLTDPGETGRLFGHFVGDSQSVLTYHALFMALTVAVVMGGIRRGIERWTFILMPILFLMLILLVLRAVTLEGAGPGIAFYLKPDFSKVTTATFLAALGQAFFSLSLGMGAMITYGSYLSQSEDVVVTTAAVSLFDTVIALLAGLAIFPALFSVGGAEPTAGPKLVFVVLPAIFQRIPFGGLFGGLFFVLLAVAALTSAISLLEVCVAYMTDEKGWTRHKACFLVGGGAFILGIPAALSTGASTFLSSIPLLQMGFLDLMDMLFGNVALTVGGFLLCVFVGWYWSPEEALAAVMEGSAYPSLGRPWFLLIRYLCPLAIGTILLQLLMKLLV, from the coding sequence ATGGAACCAAATACGGGAAACCTAAGACGAGAAACGTGGGGGTCGCGGACGGCTTTTGTTTTGGCCGCTGCGGGCTCGGCAATCGGTTTGGGGAATATTTGGCGCTTTCCGTATCTCACGGGGCAGAACGGCGGGGCTGCTTTTGTCTTGATCTACCTATTAATCGTCCTCCTAATCGGACTGCCGGTGATGATGGCTGAGGTAAGTCTGGGTCGTCGTACCCGGCGCAACCCGGTAGGCGCCTTCGAGGGGGCGGCCCCGAACTCCGCTTGGCGGAACGTGGGAGTCCTTGGTGTCATCACCGGGTTTGCTATCCTCTCATACTATTCGGTGGTGGCGGGCTGGACTCTTGCCTATATCCTTAAGGCTGTTACAGGCGCCTTCACCCACCTAACCGACCCCGGGGAGACCGGAAGGTTATTCGGGCATTTTGTCGGCGATTCCCAGTCGGTCCTCACCTACCACGCCTTGTTCATGGCACTCACGGTGGCCGTCGTGATGGGTGGAATCCGGCGCGGGATTGAGCGGTGGACGTTCATTCTGATGCCTATTCTTTTCCTCATGCTTATACTTCTCGTTCTCCGCGCCGTCACTCTCGAAGGGGCAGGGCCGGGCATTGCCTTTTATCTCAAACCAGACTTCTCCAAGGTGACCACAGCCACATTTTTAGCGGCTCTCGGTCAGGCCTTCTTCTCCCTGAGCCTCGGCATGGGAGCGATGATCACGTACGGGAGTTATCTGTCTCAGAGCGAGGACGTAGTGGTCACCACCGCAGCCGTCAGCCTTTTTGACACCGTCATCGCTCTCTTGGCTGGGCTCGCCATTTTCCCCGCCCTCTTTTCCGTAGGGGGGGCAGAGCCGACAGCGGGCCCAAAACTGGTCTTCGTAGTCCTGCCGGCGATATTCCAGCGGATCCCTTTTGGGGGCCTCTTCGGAGGTCTCTTCTTCGTGCTCCTGGCGGTTGCCGCTCTCACTTCCGCCATCTCACTCCTGGAGGTCTGCGTTGCATACATGACAGACGAGAAAGGGTGGACAAGACACAAAGCCTGCTTTCTGGTCGGCGGGGGAGCCTTTATCCTGGGCATCCCTGCCGCTCTGAGCACCGGAGCCTCCACATTCCTCTCCAGCATTCCCTTACTCCAGATGGGCTTCCTTGACCTGATGGACATGCTATTTGGCAATGTCGCTCTCACGGTGGGCGGTTTCCTCCTCTGTGTCTTTGTCGGCTGGTATTGGTCCCCCGAGGAGGCCCTAGCGGCAGTGATGGAAGGAAGTGCATATCCCAGCCTGGGGCGACCATGGTTTTTGCTCATTCGTTATCTCTGTCCCCTGGCCATCGGAACCATTCTCCTCCAGCTCTTGATGAAGTTGCTCGTATAA